From the Halalkalicoccus sp. CGA53 genome, one window contains:
- the rpsB gene encoding 30S ribosomal protein S2, producing MSDNQEGLDAAAEEIDEEPEPEAGADPEVDPDTDVRDDDEEQPAEAEEAEAEEAEEAEPAGPAFDEDVMPDEEADLLIPVEEYLGAGVHIGTQQKTKDMERFIHRVRTDGLYVLDVSQTDDRIQVAANFLANYAPEQILVTSSRQYGRFPAETFADVIGAQARTGRFIPGTLTNPAYEGYIEPDVVVVTDPIGDAQAVTEAITVGIPVIAMCDSNNQTSNVDLVVPTNNKGRKALSVVYWLLANETLDRRGTDTVYALSDFETEI from the coding sequence ATGAGCGACAATCAAGAAGGACTCGACGCGGCCGCAGAGGAGATCGACGAGGAGCCCGAGCCCGAGGCGGGCGCGGACCCAGAGGTCGATCCCGACACGGACGTGCGAGACGACGACGAGGAACAGCCCGCCGAGGCCGAGGAGGCCGAGGCCGAAGAAGCCGAGGAGGCGGAGCCCGCCGGCCCGGCGTTCGACGAGGACGTCATGCCGGACGAGGAGGCCGACCTGCTGATCCCCGTCGAGGAGTACCTCGGCGCGGGCGTCCACATCGGGACCCAGCAGAAGACGAAGGACATGGAGCGGTTCATCCACCGCGTCCGAACCGACGGCCTCTACGTGCTCGACGTCTCCCAGACCGACGACCGGATCCAGGTGGCCGCGAACTTCCTCGCGAACTACGCGCCCGAGCAGATCCTCGTCACCTCATCGCGCCAGTACGGCCGGTTCCCGGCGGAGACGTTCGCCGACGTGATCGGCGCGCAGGCGCGCACCGGGCGGTTCATCCCGGGGACGCTGACGAACCCGGCCTACGAGGGCTACATCGAGCCGGACGTCGTCGTCGTCACCGACCCGATCGGCGACGCACAGGCGGTCACCGAGGCGATCACGGTCGGTATCCCCGTGATCGCGATGTGTGACTCGAACAACCAGACCTCGAACGTCGACCTCGTCGTCCCGACGAACAACAAGGGGCGGAAGGCGCTTTCCGTGGTGTACTGGCTGCTCGCGAACGAGACGCTCGACCGCCGCGGGACCGACACGGTCTACGCGCTCTCGGACTTCGAGACCGAGATCTGA
- the eno gene encoding phosphopyruvate hydratase gives MTLIESVRLREILDSRGNPTVEADVLTESGGFGRAAAPSGASTGEFEAIELDAREAIARAREVAVPRLVGEVYAGDQRLVDDALAAADGTENYSGVGANSAVAISMAAAKAGADALGAPLYQHLGGAFRGRNFPVPLGNVIGGGEHAADATDIQEFLSVPIGAPGVSDAVFANALVHGTVGDLLEERGTPAGKGDEGAWAPAIPDGEAFELVEEATQEIAEEVGFEIGFGLDVAASEFYDGEREVYEYSDTTRDTEEQVSYLAELTDEYGLLYVEDPLEENDFDGFSDLTDRVGDRTLVCGDDLFVTNTERLVRGIEIGAGNSVLIKPNQIGTLSETFDAIELAVENGYETVISHRSGETEDTTIAHLAVATGAGYIKTGAVGGERTAKLNELIRIADDAL, from the coding sequence GTGACGCTGATCGAGTCCGTGCGGCTCAGGGAGATCCTCGACTCGCGGGGCAATCCTACCGTGGAGGCGGACGTGCTCACCGAGAGCGGCGGGTTCGGTCGCGCGGCCGCACCCTCCGGCGCTTCCACGGGGGAGTTCGAGGCGATCGAACTCGACGCGCGCGAGGCGATCGCGAGGGCGAGAGAAGTGGCCGTGCCCAGACTCGTCGGCGAAGTCTACGCGGGCGACCAGCGCTTGGTCGACGACGCGCTCGCCGCCGCCGACGGCACCGAGAACTACTCGGGCGTCGGCGCGAACAGCGCCGTCGCGATCAGCATGGCCGCGGCGAAAGCCGGTGCCGACGCGCTCGGCGCGCCGCTGTACCAGCACCTCGGTGGTGCGTTCCGCGGTCGGAACTTTCCCGTACCGCTCGGAAACGTGATCGGTGGGGGCGAACACGCCGCCGACGCGACCGACATCCAGGAGTTCCTCTCGGTCCCGATCGGCGCGCCGGGCGTCTCGGACGCGGTGTTCGCGAACGCGCTCGTCCACGGAACCGTCGGCGACCTCTTAGAGGAGCGGGGCACGCCCGCAGGCAAGGGCGACGAGGGCGCCTGGGCGCCAGCGATCCCCGACGGCGAGGCGTTCGAGCTGGTCGAGGAAGCGACCCAGGAGATCGCCGAGGAGGTCGGTTTCGAGATCGGCTTCGGCCTCGACGTCGCCGCCTCGGAGTTCTACGACGGGGAGCGAGAGGTCTACGAGTACAGCGATACGACGAGGGACACCGAGGAACAGGTTTCCTACCTCGCGGAGCTGACCGACGAGTACGGCCTGCTCTACGTCGAGGACCCGTTAGAGGAGAACGACTTCGATGGCTTTTCGGACCTCACCGACCGGGTCGGCGACCGCACCCTCGTCTGCGGCGACGACCTGTTCGTCACGAACACCGAGCGCCTCGTCCGCGGGATCGAGATCGGTGCCGGAAACAGCGTCCTGATCAAGCCGAACCAGATCGGGACGCTCTCGGAGACGTTCGACGCGATCGAACTCGCGGTCGAGAACGGCTACGAGACGGTGATCTCACACCGCTCGGGCGAGACCGAGGACACGACGATAGCCCACCTCGCCGTGGCGACCGGCGCCGGGTACATCAAAACCGGCGCGGTCGGCGGCGAGCGAACCGCGAAACTGAACGAACTGATCCGCATCGCGGACGACGCACTATGA
- a CDS encoding DNA-directed RNA polymerase subunit K: protein MTQRQRFNRYEKARILGARALQVSYGAPVLIETDEREPILIAAEEYDAGVLPFTVKRGGSA, encoded by the coding sequence ATGACTCAGCGCCAGCGGTTCAACCGGTACGAGAAGGCACGCATCCTCGGCGCACGAGCGCTGCAGGTCTCCTACGGCGCACCGGTGCTGATCGAGACCGACGAACGGGAGCCGATCCTAATCGCCGCCGAGGAGTACGACGCCGGTGTGCTCCCGTTCACGGTGAAACGGGGTGGCTCCGCGTGA
- a CDS encoding DNA-directed RNA polymerase subunit N, whose protein sequence is MMVPVRCFTCGKVVGEHWEAFSARRKEGEDPAEVLDDLGVNRHCCRRMLVSHTDLVDVVSPYQ, encoded by the coding sequence ATGATGGTACCTGTCCGGTGTTTCACGTGCGGGAAGGTCGTCGGCGAGCACTGGGAGGCGTTCTCCGCCAGGCGGAAGGAGGGCGAGGACCCCGCCGAGGTGCTCGACGACCTCGGCGTGAACCGACACTGCTGTCGGCGGATGCTCGTCTCGCACACCGACCTCGTCGACGTGGTCTCCCCCTACCAATGA
- a CDS encoding 30S ribosomal protein S9 produces MVTNTSGKKKTAVARATARDGSGRVRVNSVPIELVEPEIARLKMLEPFRIVDGVRDAVDLDVQVEGGGFSGQADAVRTAIARALVQHTNDAELRDAYMEFDRSLLVNDIRQTEPKKWGGPGARARYQKSYR; encoded by the coding sequence ATGGTAACCAACACGAGCGGCAAGAAGAAGACAGCCGTCGCGCGCGCGACCGCCAGGGACGGCTCCGGTCGGGTACGGGTGAACTCCGTGCCGATCGAACTGGTCGAACCGGAGATCGCCCGGCTGAAGATGCTCGAACCGTTCCGCATCGTCGACGGCGTCCGCGACGCGGTCGACCTCGACGTCCAGGTCGAGGGCGGCGGCTTCTCCGGACAGGCCGACGCGGTCCGGACGGCGATCGCACGCGCACTCGTCCAGCACACGAACGACGCCGAGCTCCGCGACGCGTACATGGAGTTCGACCGGTCGCTGCTGGTCAACGACATCCGACAGACCGAGCCGAAGAAGTGGGGCGGCCCCGGCGCGAGAGCACGCTACCAGAAGTCCTACCGGTGA
- a CDS encoding 50S ribosomal protein L13: MSSVSGTEFEVDRVIDARDCIVGRVASYVAQAALDGERIAVVNAEHAVITGARDDVLSVYQKRAEIGSDQGPAYPKRPDGILKRAVRGMLPYKKKHGREALENVRVYVGNPYDEDGELLEDTSLDRLSNIKFVSLGEVSEQVGANVTW, translated from the coding sequence ATGAGCAGCGTCTCCGGCACCGAGTTCGAGGTCGACCGCGTGATCGACGCGCGCGACTGCATCGTCGGCCGCGTGGCGAGCTACGTCGCACAGGCCGCCCTCGACGGCGAGCGGATCGCCGTCGTGAACGCCGAGCACGCGGTGATCACCGGCGCCCGCGACGACGTCCTCTCGGTCTACCAGAAGCGCGCGGAGATCGGCTCCGACCAGGGGCCGGCCTACCCGAAGCGGCCCGACGGCATCCTGAAGCGGGCGGTCCGCGGGATGCTGCCGTACAAGAAGAAACACGGCCGCGAGGCGCTCGAGAACGTCCGCGTCTACGTCGGCAACCCGTACGACGAGGACGGAGAGCTCCTGGAGGACACGTCGCTGGATCGGCTCTCGAACATCAAGTTCGTCTCGCTCGGCGAGGTCTCCGAGCAGGTGGGTGCTAACGTCACATGGTAA
- a CDS encoding 50S ribosomal protein L18e, with product MSTTNPRLQSLIAELKSAARESGADVWSDIAARLEKPRRNHAEVNLGRIERYANGAETVVVPGKVLGSGVLQTDVTVAAVDFSRSAETKIEQANGQVKRLEQAIEENPDGSNIRVIT from the coding sequence ATGAGCACGACGAACCCGAGGCTGCAGAGTCTCATCGCCGAACTGAAGTCGGCCGCCCGCGAGTCGGGTGCCGACGTCTGGAGCGACATCGCAGCCCGCTTAGAGAAACCACGCCGGAACCACGCCGAGGTCAACCTCGGGCGTATCGAACGGTACGCCAACGGGGCCGAGACCGTCGTCGTTCCCGGGAAGGTGCTCGGAAGCGGTGTACTACAGACCGACGTCACCGTCGCCGCCGTCGACTTCTCTCGGAGCGCCGAGACGAAGATCGAGCAGGCGAACGGCCAGGTGAAGCGGCTGGAACAGGCCATCGAGGAGAACCCCGACGGATCGAACATCAGGGTGATCACATGA
- a CDS encoding DNA-directed RNA polymerase subunit D, translating to MTELDVEVVEDGDRSMRFLVRGITPAYANGIRRAMVADVPTFAIDTVRVIENSSVMFNEQISLRLGLIPLTTPVGEFEEGDTVTLALDVSGPGTAYSGDLVSADGMVEPAEQNVPIIQLKDGQRLELEADAVLGRGKSHAKHQGGVSVGYRHLQRLEVVGDLEEFAEDEPRIVRGVVEDDGELIPTSEFDHDLRNRYPGKEVSVEDVTDAFVFHVETDGSFDVETLVDSAASSIGDRAAELHDAIQL from the coding sequence ATGACCGAACTCGACGTCGAGGTGGTAGAAGACGGCGACCGCTCGATGCGGTTTCTCGTGCGCGGGATCACCCCCGCGTACGCCAACGGGATCCGCCGGGCGATGGTCGCTGACGTGCCGACGTTCGCGATCGACACCGTCCGGGTCATCGAGAACTCGTCGGTGATGTTCAACGAGCAGATCTCGCTCCGACTGGGGCTGATCCCGCTCACGACGCCGGTCGGCGAGTTCGAGGAGGGCGACACCGTCACCCTCGCGCTCGACGTGTCGGGGCCGGGTACCGCCTACTCGGGCGACCTGGTCAGCGCCGACGGGATGGTCGAGCCCGCGGAGCAGAACGTCCCGATCATCCAGCTGAAAGACGGCCAGCGCCTCGAACTCGAGGCCGACGCCGTCCTCGGTCGCGGGAAGTCCCACGCGAAACACCAGGGCGGGGTCTCGGTCGGCTACCGACACCTCCAGCGATTGGAGGTCGTCGGCGACCTGGAGGAGTTCGCCGAGGACGAGCCGCGGATCGTCCGCGGCGTCGTAGAGGACGACGGCGAGCTGATCCCGACGAGCGAGTTCGACCACGACCTCCGCAACCGATACCCCGGCAAGGAGGTCTCGGTCGAGGACGTGACCGACGCGTTCGTCTTCCACGTCGAGACAGACGGCTCGTTCGACGTCGAGACGCTCGTCGACAGCGCCGCGTCGTCGATCGGGGACAGGGCGGCCGAACTCCACGACGCGATCCAACTGTAA
- a CDS encoding 30S ribosomal protein S11, giving the protein MSADDDVWGVAHIHASFNNTIITVTDQTGAETIAKSSGGSVVKQNRDEASPYAAMQMAERVAEEVKAAGIEKVHVRVRGPGGNQQRNPGPGAQAAIRALARAGLEIGRIEDVTPVPHDGCRAPKSAGF; this is encoded by the coding sequence GTGAGCGCCGACGACGACGTCTGGGGCGTCGCGCACATCCACGCCTCGTTCAACAACACGATCATCACCGTCACGGACCAGACCGGGGCGGAGACGATCGCGAAGTCGAGCGGGGGCTCGGTCGTGAAACAGAACCGCGACGAGGCGTCGCCGTACGCGGCGATGCAGATGGCCGAGCGCGTCGCCGAGGAGGTGAAGGCGGCAGGGATCGAGAAGGTCCACGTCCGCGTTCGCGGGCCGGGGGGAAACCAGCAGCGAAACCCCGGACCGGGCGCGCAGGCCGCGATCCGGGCGCTCGCCCGCGCCGGCCTCGAGATCGGCCGGATCGAGGACGTCACGCCGGTACCGCACGACGGCTGCCGCGCACCGAAGAGCGCCGGGTTCTAG
- a CDS encoding 30S ribosomal protein S4 produces MALGQNTKFYETPNHPFQGERIAAEHSLVGRYGLKNKEELWRAQSELRSMRREARRLIGEAQGDLDEATEAGEPFLARLRRLGILAESEGLDDVLALEVTDILERRLQTVAYRKGLASTPKQARQFIVHGHVTVDGRRVRVPSYTVPTAEQDLVSFDETSPLADDLHPERAEGQS; encoded by the coding sequence ATGGCGCTGGGACAGAACACGAAGTTCTACGAGACGCCGAACCACCCGTTCCAGGGCGAGCGGATCGCCGCCGAACACTCGCTGGTCGGCCGCTACGGCCTGAAGAACAAGGAGGAGCTCTGGCGTGCGCAGTCCGAACTGCGCTCGATGCGCCGCGAGGCCCGACGGCTGATCGGCGAGGCCCAGGGCGACCTCGACGAGGCGACCGAAGCGGGTGAGCCGTTTCTCGCCCGACTCCGACGGCTCGGGATCCTCGCCGAGAGCGAGGGCCTCGACGACGTCCTCGCGCTTGAGGTGACCGATATCCTCGAACGGCGGCTCCAGACGGTCGCCTACCGGAAGGGGCTGGCGAGCACGCCGAAACAGGCGCGGCAGTTCATCGTCCACGGCCACGTCACGGTCGACGGACGGCGCGTCCGCGTCCCGTCGTACACCGTGCCGACTGCCGAGCAGGACCTGGTCTCCTTCGACGAGACGAGTCCGCTCGCGGACGACCTACACCCCGAGCGGGCGGAGGGTCAGTCGTGA
- a CDS encoding 30S ribosomal protein S13, which produces MSEEEHTPDDAEDGEDLRYFIRIGRIDLDGTKSVERSLSGMNGIGRRAARIIADKADVDPKATFGALPDEEIDRVVEHVEGFADENPAWLTNHRNRFYTGEATHEIGNDLELTRQQDVNRLQMIRSYRGIRHQRGQKVRGQRTRSTGRSEGTVGVNVEAIREEREEEAAEGDE; this is translated from the coding sequence ATGAGCGAGGAAGAACACACACCAGACGACGCGGAGGACGGAGAGGACCTCCGCTACTTCATCCGGATCGGACGGATCGACCTCGACGGGACCAAATCCGTCGAGCGTTCGCTCTCCGGGATGAACGGTATCGGCCGTCGAGCGGCGCGTATCATCGCCGACAAGGCGGACGTCGACCCGAAGGCGACGTTCGGCGCGCTGCCCGACGAGGAGATCGACCGTGTGGTCGAGCACGTCGAGGGGTTCGCCGACGAGAACCCCGCGTGGCTCACGAACCACAGAAACCGCTTTTACACCGGCGAAGCGACCCACGAGATCGGGAACGACCTCGAACTCACCCGCCAGCAGGACGTCAACCGCCTGCAGATGATCCGATCCTACCGGGGGATCCGCCACCAGCGCGGCCAGAAGGTTCGCGGACAGCGGACCCGGTCGACGGGTCGATCGGAGGGAACCGTCGGCGTGAACGTCGAGGCGATCCGAGAGGAGCGCGAAGAGGAAGCGGCGGAAGGTGACGAGTAA
- a CDS encoding NAD(P)/FAD-dependent oxidoreductase: protein MGERVGIVGAGVAGLACARELDGEAEVTILEKSRGVSGRAATRRKDDCRYDHGANYIDLDPDDELLDTIEALGTEGLIDIEGSVWVFDREGEIEPGHGDAGKKLSYERGITGFAKRLFGDCDADLRIETRAESLAHDHGTWTVADTQGGEWGPFDALVLTPPAPQTAALLADADWDDPLRERLYDAVSAVPFRTVVTAVLHYPFTLDVPYYALVNTDKAHEVGWLSREECKPGHVPEGESLLVCQMGGEWSEAHYDDPREGICTEAARLVSALLGDERLASPDWTDHQGWRYAIPEGAVEDRVVDEAAGAGLFLAGDWLVGRGRVDEAFEAGRKTGRRVTTQLGGA from the coding sequence ATGGGAGAACGAGTCGGTATCGTCGGGGCGGGCGTCGCCGGGCTCGCCTGCGCCCGCGAACTCGACGGCGAGGCCGAGGTCACGATTCTAGAGAAGTCACGCGGGGTGAGCGGCCGTGCCGCGACCCGCAGGAAGGACGACTGCCGGTACGACCACGGGGCGAACTACATCGACCTCGATCCGGACGACGAACTCCTCGACACGATCGAGGCACTCGGTACCGAGGGACTGATCGACATCGAGGGGTCGGTCTGGGTCTTCGACCGTGAGGGCGAGATCGAGCCGGGCCACGGAGACGCGGGAAAGAAACTCAGCTACGAGCGGGGGATCACGGGGTTCGCGAAGCGACTGTTCGGGGACTGTGACGCCGACCTCCGGATCGAGACACGCGCGGAGTCGCTCGCGCACGACCACGGGACGTGGACGGTGGCGGACACCCAGGGGGGCGAGTGGGGGCCGTTCGACGCGCTCGTCCTCACGCCGCCGGCCCCACAGACCGCGGCGTTGCTCGCGGACGCCGACTGGGACGACCCGCTCCGCGAGCGCCTCTACGACGCCGTTTCGGCCGTCCCCTTCCGGACGGTCGTCACCGCGGTGTTGCACTACCCGTTCACCCTCGACGTGCCCTACTACGCGCTCGTCAACACGGACAAAGCACACGAGGTCGGCTGGCTCTCGCGCGAGGAGTGCAAACCAGGTCACGTCCCCGAGGGCGAGAGCCTGCTCGTCTGTCAGATGGGCGGCGAGTGGTCCGAGGCGCACTACGACGACCCGCGAGAGGGGATCTGTACCGAGGCCGCGAGGCTCGTCTCGGCGTTGCTCGGCGACGAACGTCTCGCCTCGCCAGACTGGACCGACCACCAGGGCTGGCGGTACGCGATACCCGAGGGGGCAGTCGAGGACCGGGTGGTGGACGAGGCGGCGGGGGCGGGGCTCTTCCTCGCCGGCGACTGGCTGGTGGGGAGGGGTCGTGTCGACGAGGCGTTCGAGGCGGGGCGGAAAACGGGACGGAGGGTCACAACGCAGTTAGGCGGCGCGTAG
- the moaA gene encoding GTP 3',8-cyclase MoaA, translating to MLSDSFGREVTGLRVSLTDRCNFDCVYCHNEGLGDTRGPMDPQDDEMTTDQVVRVVETAAEFGVKKVKYTGGEPMLRGDLEEIVERTPDSMEVSMTTNGTFLPGRAANLVEAGLERVNVSADALDPEAFAEITKSGAYDRVIEGVHAAVDAGLDPVKLNMVVFEPTAGYIPEMVDYVAEEDGLQLQLIQYMPELTGRQEWSIDIDRVHGWLAEQADEIEHREMHHRTRYWIGEGMVEIVDPVENPNFCANCHRVRVTHDGQFKGCLNRNDDLKPMGEMSREEIREAFRDTVSERVPFYGEYMVRDGDGGWEINDRYVDATTAQ from the coding sequence GTGCTCTCGGATTCGTTCGGACGGGAGGTGACCGGGCTCAGGGTCTCGCTCACCGACCGGTGTAACTTCGACTGTGTCTACTGTCACAACGAGGGGCTTGGCGACACCCGCGGGCCGATGGACCCGCAGGACGACGAGATGACGACCGACCAGGTCGTCCGCGTCGTTGAGACCGCAGCGGAGTTCGGGGTAAAGAAGGTGAAGTACACCGGGGGCGAGCCGATGCTCCGGGGGGACTTAGAGGAGATCGTCGAGCGAACCCCGGACTCGATGGAGGTGTCGATGACGACCAACGGCACGTTCCTCCCCGGTCGGGCCGCGAACCTCGTCGAGGCGGGATTAGAGCGGGTGAACGTCTCCGCGGACGCGCTCGACCCGGAGGCATTCGCCGAAATCACCAAGAGCGGGGCGTACGACAGGGTGATCGAGGGCGTCCACGCCGCGGTCGACGCGGGTCTCGACCCGGTGAAACTGAACATGGTCGTCTTCGAGCCGACCGCCGGCTACATCCCGGAGATGGTCGACTACGTCGCAGAGGAGGACGGACTCCAGCTCCAGCTGATCCAGTACATGCCGGAGCTGACGGGGAGACAGGAGTGGTCGATCGACATCGACCGCGTTCACGGCTGGCTCGCCGAGCAGGCCGACGAGATCGAGCACAGGGAGATGCACCACCGAACTCGGTACTGGATCGGCGAGGGGATGGTCGAGATCGTCGACCCCGTCGAGAACCCGAACTTCTGTGCGAACTGTCACCGGGTGCGGGTCACTCACGACGGCCAGTTCAAGGGCTGTCTGAACCGAAACGACGACCTCAAACCGATGGGCGAGATGAGCCGCGAGGAGATCCGCGAGGCGTTTCGCGACACGGTCTCCGAGCGCGTCCCCTTCTACGGCGAGTACATGGTTCGCGACGGCGACGGCGGCTGGGAGATCAACGACAGGTACGTCGACGCGACCACGGCGCAGTAG
- a CDS encoding Mrp/NBP35 family ATP-binding protein, which yields MDEEAVLDRLRAVEDPDFGDDIVSLGLVNEVTIDEGTVSVSLALGAPYSPRETAIAGEVREALTDLDYEIDLSAHVDAPENPILPDVKNVIAVSSGKGGVGKSTVSVNLAAGLSRLGARVGLFDADIYGPNVPRMLDADEGPRATEEEKLVPPERFGVKLMSMGFLVGEDDPVIWRGPMVDKIITQLFDDVEWGHLDYLIVDLPPGTGDAQLTLLQNVPVTGAVIVTTPQDVALDDARKGLRMFGRHDTVVLGIVENMSGFTCPDCGSTHDVFESGGGEAFAEEVEMPYLGGIPLDPAVRTGGPDREPIVLDEGSETGEAVREIVENVANNVGYTRRADHRQRAREE from the coding sequence ATGGACGAAGAGGCCGTCCTCGACCGGCTCCGCGCCGTCGAGGACCCCGACTTCGGTGACGACATCGTCTCGCTCGGGCTGGTCAACGAGGTAACGATCGACGAAGGGACAGTGAGCGTCTCGCTCGCGCTTGGCGCGCCGTACTCCCCCCGTGAGACCGCCATCGCGGGCGAGGTGCGCGAGGCGTTGACCGATCTCGACTACGAGATCGACCTCTCCGCGCACGTCGACGCCCCCGAGAACCCGATCCTCCCGGACGTGAAGAACGTCATCGCGGTCTCGTCGGGGAAGGGTGGCGTCGGGAAGTCCACGGTCTCGGTCAACCTCGCGGCGGGGCTCTCGCGGCTCGGCGCGCGCGTCGGCCTCTTCGACGCCGACATCTACGGCCCGAACGTCCCCCGGATGCTCGACGCCGACGAGGGGCCGAGGGCGACCGAGGAGGAGAAACTCGTCCCGCCCGAGCGCTTCGGCGTGAAGCTGATGAGCATGGGCTTTCTCGTCGGCGAGGACGACCCCGTGATCTGGCGCGGGCCGATGGTCGATAAGATCATCACCCAGCTGTTCGACGACGTGGAGTGGGGTCACCTCGACTACCTGATCGTCGATCTTCCACCGGGAACCGGCGACGCACAGCTCACGCTCCTCCAGAACGTGCCCGTGACGGGTGCGGTGATCGTCACGACGCCACAGGACGTCGCGCTCGACGACGCACGCAAGGGACTGCGGATGTTCGGCCGCCACGACACCGTGGTGCTGGGTATCGTCGAGAACATGAGCGGCTTTACCTGCCCCGACTGCGGGTCGACCCACGACGTCTTCGAGAGCGGCGGTGGCGAGGCGTTCGCCGAGGAGGTAGAGATGCCGTACCTGGGAGGGATTCCGCTCGACCCGGCGGTCAGAACCGGCGGGCCCGACCGCGAGCCGATCGTCCTCGACGAGGGGAGCGAGACCGGCGAGGCAGTCAGAGAGATCGTCGAGAACGTCGCGAACAACGTCGGCTACACCCGGCGGGCCGACCACCGCCAGCGGGCCCGAGAGGAATGA
- a CDS encoding MFS transporter: MEPLASLRGFSRTVYVVAVARFVNVLGSGMVYPFAVLYFYGEVGIPFTLVGIGLLANNVALAVGTVLGGMLSDRYGRKPVMVASMALSAPALASYALVSSAPEFVLVASVAGLVMGLLAPASQAMVADVTESDARDRSYGLLKVASNAGFGSGFVVGGFLYGIAETLVFVANGATSAVVALWLLVALAPSPARDGDSEATVGLRGTLVEWRRAVSHPTIVGLALLNVGFAIAYAQMQSTVPVHAEATFGLSSEQLGTLYVLNPLVVVLFQIPVVTYATRWRRTRGLVISAGFWAASFLAIALSYLTSWQLGVALLGAFLVLRTVGELLHAPIVTALASDVGTVETRGSQLSVLEVAKRIGFGIGPVLGGLFFDYGVDTLLWPALIVLCAGLVVGLLALERRVTPTQNGRAIPAD, translated from the coding sequence ATGGAGCCGCTGGCGAGTCTGCGGGGCTTCTCACGGACGGTGTACGTCGTCGCAGTCGCGCGGTTCGTCAACGTCCTCGGTTCGGGTATGGTCTACCCCTTTGCCGTACTCTACTTCTACGGCGAGGTGGGCATCCCGTTCACCCTCGTCGGGATCGGTCTCCTCGCGAACAACGTCGCGCTCGCGGTGGGCACCGTCCTCGGAGGGATGCTCTCGGATCGGTACGGCCGGAAGCCGGTGATGGTCGCGAGCATGGCGCTTTCTGCACCTGCGCTCGCCTCGTACGCGCTCGTCTCCTCTGCACCGGAGTTCGTCCTCGTCGCGAGCGTCGCGGGGCTGGTGATGGGGCTCCTAGCCCCGGCGAGCCAGGCGATGGTCGCCGACGTGACCGAGAGCGACGCCCGCGACCGGTCCTACGGCCTGCTGAAGGTCGCGAGCAACGCCGGCTTCGGCTCCGGCTTCGTCGTCGGCGGCTTCCTCTACGGGATCGCCGAGACGCTCGTCTTCGTCGCCAACGGCGCGACGAGCGCGGTCGTCGCGCTCTGGCTGCTCGTCGCGCTCGCGCCCTCGCCCGCGAGGGACGGGGACTCGGAGGCGACGGTCGGCCTCCGGGGGACACTGGTGGAGTGGCGCCGCGCGGTCTCGCACCCGACGATCGTCGGTCTCGCGCTGCTCAACGTCGGCTTCGCGATCGCCTACGCACAGATGCAGTCTACCGTCCCGGTCCACGCCGAGGCGACGTTCGGACTCTCGAGCGAGCAGCTCGGAACCCTGTATGTATTGAACCCGCTCGTCGTCGTCCTCTTCCAGATCCCGGTCGTCACCTACGCCACCCGGTGGCGACGCACCCGCGGGCTCGTGATCTCGGCGGGCTTCTGGGCGGCGAGCTTCCTGGCTATCGCGCTCTCCTATCTGACCAGTTGGCAGCTCGGCGTGGCACTGCTCGGCGCGTTTCTCGTGCTCCGAACGGTCGGCGAACTGCTCCACGCGCCGATCGTCACCGCGCTCGCGAGCGACGTCGGCACCGTGGAGACCAGGGGGTCACAGCTCTCGGTACTGGAGGTCGCGAAACGGATCGGCTTCGGGATCGGCCCCGTCCTCGGCGGGCTCTTCTTCGATTACGGGGTCGACACACTGCTCTGGCCCGCGCTGATCGTCCTCTGTGCGGGCCTCGTCGTCGGCCTGCTCGCGCTCGAACGCCGCGTGACACCCACACAGAACGGGCGAGCGATACCGGCCGACTGA